The Pungitius pungitius chromosome 10, fPunPun2.1, whole genome shotgun sequence genome has a window encoding:
- the LOC119228439 gene encoding CASP8 and FADD-like apoptosis regulator has translation MALPDQCQLQAIHQTAAALDSRERSMLFYLCGVTDANNTTLCVEDFLRSRVIRHERAHLFLTELMLQLGRFDILRDVYKTSRDEVEKSLAHRRVLPSFRVLMANINEGMDHEDLNSVKFLWGSTLSREKIENAQSFIDLIIELEKLDKVSPGRVDFVEECLINIGRVDLAKKVTAYKMSAVTSEGHTSLQQRHRAPCPFPTPNGSPCLQQTLREHPIHNATENISAPVYREQSQLEFYKCNTDPRGVCVIIDCVGNDGDTLEQTFKALHFNVLLHRWLSGPEAFSVLRGIFSQRENLRGDCFVCCIISRGTANHLLGTDSYGAGLHLDDVRRLFNGDACPALAGKPKVFLIQRYDIPEIPQCAGTQHRDEDLETDGWCGLSRCDVVPTDGDVFWSHCWTGERQLERGDHSSVYLKVLRDALHKGQRRKTHLLDVHTEVNGAIFEHNKRNPGAHYHIELKHTLRKELYLH, from the exons ATGGCTCTTCCGGACCAATGTCAACTTCAAGCCATTCATCAAACCGCCGCTGCCCTGGACAGCCGTGAACGCAGCATGCTCTTCTACCTGTGTGGCGTCACAGACGCGAACAACACGACGCTGTGTGTCGAGGACTTTCTGAGATCCAGAGTTATCCGACACGAGAGGGCTCACCTGTTCCTCACAGAGCTGATGCTGCAGTTGGGACGCTTTGATATCTTGAGGGACGTCTATAAAACCAGCCGGGACGAGGTGGAAAAATCTCTGGCTCACAGGAGGGTTCTGCCCAGTTTTAG AGTGTTGATGGCTAACATAAACGAGGGTATGGACCATGAAGATCTGAACAGTGTGAAATTCTTGTGGGGCAGCACCTTGTCCCGTGAGAAGATAGAAAATGCACAG AGTTTCATTGATTTGATCATTGAGCTTGAGAAGCTGGACAAAGTTTCACCTGGAAGAGTCGACTTTGTTGAAGAATGTTTGATAAATATCGGGAGGGTCGACCTTGCCAAAAAAGTGACTGCATACAAGATGTCGG CTGTGACATCTGAAGGGCATACATctctacagcagagacacagagctCCT TGTCCATTCCCCACTCCAAATGGTTCCCCTTGTCTACAGCAAACATTACGAGAACACCCCATCCACAATG CCACAGAAAACATATCAGCGCCTGTCTACAGAGAGCAG AGTCAACTGGAGTTCTACAAATGTAACACTGATCCCAGAGGAGTTTGTGTTATCATAGACTGTGTGGGTAATGATGGAG ACACGCTGGAACAGACATTCAAGGCTCTTCACTTCAACGTGCTCCTGCACAGATGGCTGAGTGGGCCCGAAGCTTTCTCGGTCCTCAGAGGGATATTCAGCCAGAGGGAGAACCTCAGAGGCGACTGCTTCGTCTGCTGCATCATCAGCCGCGGTACGGCCAACCATCTCCTGGGTACGGACTCCTACGGCGCAGGTCTGCATCTGGACGACGTCAGACGTCTTTTCAATGGAGACGCATGTCCCGCGCTGGCCGGTAAGCCCAAGGTCTTCCTCATCCAGAGGTACGACATCCCTGAGATCCCGCAGTGTGCTGGGACGCAGCACCGGGACGAGGATCTGGAGACGGACGGGTGGTGCGGACTGTCGAGGTGTGATGTGGTCCCGACGGATGGAGATGTGTTTTGGAGCCACTGCTGGACGGGTGAACGGCAACTGGAGCGGGGAGACCATAGCTCTGTTTACCTGAAGGTCCTGAGAGACGCTCTGCACAAAGGTCAAAGGAG gaaaacGCATCTATTGGATGTTCATACAGAGGTGAATGGGGCCATCTTTGAACATAACAAGAGGAACCCTGGAGCACACTACCACATCGAGCTGAAACATACTTTAAGGAAAGAGCTTTACTTACATTAG